A single window of Tautonia marina DNA harbors:
- the infC gene encoding translation initiation factor IF-3 → MRPPFDRTEREKTQRVNDQIRISPIRVVGADGAQLGVIPTSKALELAREADMDLVEVAPNERPPVCKIMDFGKFKYEQKKRVAKQKQHQVQVKEIRVRPKTGDEDIRVKVKKARDFLEHKDKVLVNVLFRGREMAHIEEGRRVLEEVIAALDDVAKVEKPPSMEGRRMTAIVAPR, encoded by the coding sequence ATCAGACCGCCGTTTGACCGAACCGAGCGCGAGAAAACTCAGCGCGTGAATGATCAGATTCGCATTTCGCCGATCCGGGTCGTTGGTGCCGACGGTGCCCAGCTCGGCGTGATCCCGACATCCAAGGCCCTGGAACTGGCCCGAGAGGCCGACATGGACCTGGTCGAGGTCGCGCCGAATGAGCGTCCGCCGGTCTGCAAGATCATGGACTTCGGCAAGTTCAAATACGAACAGAAAAAGCGAGTCGCCAAACAGAAACAACATCAGGTCCAGGTCAAGGAAATTCGCGTCCGACCGAAAACCGGAGACGAAGACATCCGGGTCAAGGTCAAGAAGGCGCGTGACTTCCTTGAACACAAGGACAAGGTGCTGGTCAACGTGCTGTTCCGAGGCCGAGAGATGGCCCATATTGAGGAAGGCCGCCGCGTGCTCGAGGAGGTCATCGCCGCCCTCGACGACGTGGCCAAGGTCGAAAAGCCTCCCTCGATGGAAGGACGCCGGATGACCGCCATCGTGGCCCCGCGTTGA
- the rplT gene encoding 50S ribosomal protein L20, which produces MRARKGSARRRAKKRLLKEAKGFVGGRRRLYRTAKETLLRAGMFAFRDRRTKKREFRRLWITRISAAAEMRGLRYSRFIQGLKLLEIGLDRKSLSELAIHDPETFDVIADRVRAKLQEIGAIPATAAATA; this is translated from the coding sequence ATGCGCGCGAGGAAAGGATCGGCCCGCCGACGGGCCAAGAAGCGTTTGTTGAAAGAGGCCAAGGGCTTCGTCGGCGGTCGTCGTCGGCTCTACCGCACGGCCAAGGAAACCTTGCTTCGCGCCGGGATGTTCGCCTTCCGCGACCGTCGCACCAAGAAGCGGGAATTCCGCCGCCTCTGGATCACCCGCATCAGCGCCGCCGCCGAGATGCGTGGTCTGCGCTACAGCCGGTTCATCCAGGGCTTGAAGCTGCTCGAGATCGGCCTCGACCGCAAGAGTCTCTCCGAGTTGGCCATTCACGATCCCGAGACCTTCGATGTCATCGCCGACCGTGTCCGCGCCAAGCTGCAGGAGATCGGCGCGATTCCGGCCACTGCCGCCGCGACCGCCTGA
- the pheS gene encoding phenylalanine--tRNA ligase subunit alpha, which produces MDLSTAILELESLEASGLESFRSSTHPEEVEAARIEYLGLKQGKIKAAQERLKLIEPSARKQYGQRFNAVKKALEAAWESAKERVERPEAAVSGFDVTRPGTPRPRLGHRHPLTQTADELIDLFGRLGFGVARGPEVEDVFHNFEALNIPPSHPARDPADNFYLSDGALLRSQTSTIQIRVMERQAPPVRIVAIGRVYRPDEVDPTHSFMFHQIEGLMIDRGITMAHLKSTLRLFAEGYLGEDVQIRFRPSFFPFTEPSVEVDMLWHGGDRWVEMGGAGMVDPNVLRAVGYDPDEVTGFAFGLGVERLCMRRHGIDDIRQFTLNDVRFLSQF; this is translated from the coding sequence ATGGACCTTTCCACGGCGATCCTCGAGCTCGAATCCCTCGAAGCCTCCGGCCTCGAATCGTTCCGGTCCTCCACCCATCCGGAGGAGGTCGAAGCCGCTCGGATCGAGTACCTCGGCCTGAAGCAAGGCAAGATCAAGGCCGCCCAGGAGCGGCTTAAGCTGATCGAGCCCTCCGCCCGCAAGCAGTACGGTCAACGGTTCAACGCCGTCAAGAAGGCGCTCGAAGCCGCCTGGGAATCGGCCAAGGAACGGGTTGAACGTCCCGAAGCCGCGGTCTCTGGCTTCGACGTCACCCGGCCCGGCACGCCTCGGCCCCGGCTCGGTCATCGACACCCGTTGACCCAGACGGCCGACGAGCTGATCGACCTGTTCGGTCGGCTCGGCTTCGGTGTGGCCCGAGGGCCCGAGGTCGAGGATGTCTTCCACAACTTCGAGGCGCTGAACATCCCGCCGTCGCACCCGGCTCGCGACCCCGCCGATAACTTCTACCTGAGCGACGGCGCCTTGCTTCGCAGTCAGACCAGCACGATTCAGATTCGGGTCATGGAGCGTCAGGCCCCTCCCGTTCGGATCGTCGCCATTGGTCGCGTCTATCGCCCCGATGAAGTCGATCCCACCCACTCGTTCATGTTCCATCAGATCGAGGGGCTGATGATCGATCGTGGGATCACGATGGCCCACCTGAAGAGTACCCTTCGCCTCTTTGCCGAAGGCTATCTCGGCGAGGACGTCCAGATTCGCTTCCGTCCCTCCTTCTTCCCATTTACCGAGCCCAGCGTCGAGGTCGACATGCTCTGGCATGGTGGCGACCGCTGGGTTGAAATGGGAGGGGCCGGAATGGTCGACCCGAACGTCCTTCGCGCCGTAGGATATGATCCAGACGAGGTGACCGGCTTCGCCTTCGGACTCGGTGTCGAGCGCCTCTGCATGCGACGCCACGGAATCGACGACATCCGGCAGTTCACCTTGAATGATGTACGGTTCCTTTCCCAGTTTTGA
- a CDS encoding Uma2 family endonuclease, with protein sequence MATATRSPNPATPPPSEALDARPARVQFTVDDYHRLAELGFLHEDSRIELIEGDLIAISPIGPRHADVVDRLVEILVPLLVGRAIVRVQNPLRLDDHSEPEPDLMIVKRREGGYASAHPRPSDVLLLIEVMDSSSDYDRGTKLGLYARFGVTEVWLIDLIEQRIAMHRTPNHGIYTERLIRSRGQTVAPTALPDVELDVDALLGPAEPGPLPPPRT encoded by the coding sequence ATGGCGACCGCGACTCGATCCCCGAACCCGGCAACGCCACCGCCTTCGGAAGCGCTCGACGCTCGACCGGCCCGCGTCCAGTTCACCGTGGACGACTACCACCGCCTGGCCGAGCTTGGCTTCCTCCACGAGGATTCGCGCATCGAGTTGATTGAAGGGGATCTCATCGCGATAAGCCCGATCGGTCCGAGGCACGCGGATGTCGTTGACCGACTTGTCGAGATCCTGGTTCCTCTCCTGGTGGGTCGGGCGATTGTCCGCGTTCAGAATCCACTCCGGCTGGATGACCACTCCGAGCCCGAGCCTGATCTGATGATCGTCAAGCGACGCGAGGGTGGGTACGCGTCGGCCCACCCGCGACCGTCCGATGTCTTGCTCCTGATCGAGGTCATGGATTCCTCGAGCGATTACGACCGTGGCACCAAGCTCGGGCTTTATGCCCGCTTCGGCGTGACCGAAGTCTGGCTGATCGACCTGATCGAACAACGCATCGCGATGCATCGGACTCCGAATCACGGAATCTACACCGAACGATTGATCCGAAGCCGGGGACAAACCGTCGCCCCGACTGCCCTGCCCGATGTCGAGCTGGACGTGGACGCCCTTCTGGGACCTGCCGAGCCGGGTCCGCTTCCGCCTCCCCGCACCTGA
- the pheT gene encoding phenylalanine--tRNA ligase subunit beta — MIVSWNWLTDYVRLDMPADDLAERLALTGLNHEGTAEVGGDLAIDLEVTSNRSDCLGHLGVAREIAAVFGGRTFREPQANPPASGSSVTDLTSVSIEEPGLCPRFTARIVTGAKVGPSPWWMRKRLETLGVRCINNIVDITNYVMFECGQPLHAYDLKTLAEHRLVVRKARRGEQLVAINGKTYELTPEMLVIADAQRPVGLAGVMGGLETEIGDQTTDILIEAAQFDALSVRRTSRGLGLMSPSSYRFERAMDPERTDWASRRCAQLILELAGGTLHEGVIDLASEPAPERPAIMLRFSQIERVLGIEIPRVRVEAIFDSLGLERIWHDEHAATFRPPTWRSDLEREIDLIEEAARVYGYEHIPEDQPVPLAASSLGRRERIERAVRDALTGLGFDEAVCFSLVSDELVAPLDPLPVEPPIRAEHADFRKNSALRQSLVPSLLAARSYNQSHGNADARLFEVAHVYLPRVERPLPDESPRVALIAGSDFFAIKGIVEALLDRLHLADQLVCRPASPFPMAEGRSAELLLGDMHLGYAGEIDAEAARRFGLRGPCAAAELGLDALIDRADLVPPYHPVPMYPGVTRDLSLVVEKALPWASLAEVARNAGGSLLESVEFLDTFEGAGIPEGCHSLHFGLTFRSADRTLTGEEVEASIREIIDACRTRFNATLRAS, encoded by the coding sequence ATGATCGTCAGTTGGAACTGGTTGACCGATTACGTCCGGCTCGACATGCCGGCCGATGACCTGGCCGAACGCCTTGCCCTGACCGGCCTGAACCACGAAGGCACGGCTGAGGTCGGAGGCGATCTCGCCATCGACCTGGAAGTCACGAGCAACCGCTCCGATTGCCTCGGGCATCTCGGCGTGGCCCGAGAGATTGCCGCGGTGTTCGGCGGTCGAACCTTTCGGGAACCGCAGGCGAATCCCCCGGCATCCGGTTCGTCCGTGACCGACCTCACCTCCGTGTCGATCGAGGAGCCGGGCCTTTGCCCACGCTTCACGGCTCGGATCGTCACCGGAGCGAAGGTCGGCCCGAGCCCCTGGTGGATGAGAAAACGGCTGGAAACGCTGGGCGTCCGCTGCATCAATAACATTGTCGACATCACTAACTATGTGATGTTCGAATGCGGCCAACCCCTGCATGCGTACGACCTGAAGACCCTGGCCGAACACCGTCTGGTCGTCCGCAAGGCCCGTCGCGGTGAGCAGCTCGTTGCCATCAACGGAAAGACGTATGAACTGACTCCTGAGATGCTTGTCATTGCCGACGCTCAGCGTCCGGTCGGGCTGGCCGGGGTGATGGGCGGCCTGGAGACGGAGATCGGGGACCAGACGACCGACATCCTGATCGAGGCGGCCCAGTTCGATGCGCTTTCGGTTCGTCGGACATCCCGAGGGCTCGGTTTGATGAGTCCGTCGAGCTACCGGTTTGAGCGAGCGATGGACCCCGAACGAACCGACTGGGCCAGCCGGCGGTGCGCTCAGTTGATTCTGGAACTTGCCGGCGGCACCCTGCACGAAGGGGTGATCGACCTGGCTTCCGAGCCTGCTCCCGAGCGGCCGGCAATCATGCTGAGGTTTTCACAGATCGAGCGGGTGCTGGGGATCGAAATTCCCAGGGTTCGGGTTGAGGCCATTTTTGACTCGCTCGGCCTGGAACGGATCTGGCATGACGAGCACGCGGCCACCTTCCGCCCACCGACCTGGCGGAGCGATCTGGAACGGGAGATCGACCTGATCGAGGAAGCGGCTCGTGTCTATGGGTATGAGCATATCCCCGAGGATCAACCGGTTCCGCTTGCCGCCTCCAGCCTCGGTCGTCGCGAGCGGATCGAACGGGCCGTGCGAGACGCCCTGACCGGCCTTGGATTCGACGAGGCGGTCTGCTTTAGTCTCGTGTCCGATGAACTCGTCGCGCCGCTCGATCCCCTGCCGGTCGAGCCGCCAATCCGGGCCGAGCACGCCGACTTCCGCAAGAACAGCGCCCTGCGCCAGAGCCTCGTTCCGAGCCTGCTCGCCGCCCGGTCGTACAACCAGTCGCACGGCAACGCCGACGCCCGGCTGTTCGAGGTGGCCCACGTCTACCTGCCCCGGGTCGAGCGTCCGTTGCCCGATGAATCGCCTCGGGTGGCGCTGATTGCCGGCTCGGATTTCTTCGCGATCAAGGGGATTGTGGAAGCCCTGCTCGATCGGCTTCATCTGGCGGATCAGCTTGTCTGCCGACCGGCCTCCCCCTTCCCGATGGCCGAGGGCCGTTCGGCCGAGTTGCTGCTCGGGGACATGCACCTCGGCTACGCCGGAGAGATTGACGCCGAGGCCGCGCGCCGATTCGGCCTGAGAGGCCCTTGCGCCGCGGCCGAACTGGGGCTTGATGCCCTGATCGATCGCGCCGACCTGGTGCCGCCCTATCACCCGGTCCCGATGTACCCGGGGGTCACGCGAGACCTGTCACTGGTGGTCGAGAAGGCCCTTCCCTGGGCCTCGCTCGCCGAGGTTGCACGCAATGCCGGGGGCTCGCTTCTGGAATCGGTCGAATTTCTCGACACCTTCGAAGGGGCCGGGATTCCCGAAGGCTGCCATAGTCTTCACTTCGGCCTGACCTTCCGGAGCGCTGATCGCACCTTGACCGGCGAGGAGGTCGAGGCGTCGATCCGAGAGATCATCGACGCCTGTCGGACTCGATTCAACGCGACCCTCCGGGCCTCCTGA
- a CDS encoding GTPase domain-containing protein, with the protein MLRNWRAWVLIALIVVPFGIYVVIGSLWLLEHGWLWVTAVALSWIGSYALFAYLADRWTRSSNPLLPPLDWDAPQTFSPRDREAWQIVQGMCKRADEAAIEALTVGDIYINTGRELAVALARHYHPGARDPMDNVSVVELLTALELAAEDLNRLCRQIPGGDIVTPGHWKQAIDAANLVNRANEIYTYLLPLFAPVAGVARLGTQKLIAQPAWRNMQRSLMRWFFRAYVNRLGLHLVELYSGRLAIGSEHYRRLTRRVHAKADATHDEGPTPVIAVAGGRGAGKSLLIAALEKSIGDDDLSGVKAKLIQAGREPGLADRLESVTFLEIPGYRAMPGPDTARERSSRKDAVAAAEGGDFLILVADASRGDLSDDLNFCREWIEAYREQPHLDRPPALVVVTGFNRFRDVSDFRGSGAAEGASVGTTLKPIARDEAIAALKAELPEGINRVIAVELGDQSPGAVAETVLPAIARRLPDAERIALLRHLHRQSSRSKARRLFSSIGTQGKHLWRSMRHRSASRPENDDEE; encoded by the coding sequence GTGCTCCGAAACTGGCGGGCCTGGGTGCTGATCGCCCTGATCGTGGTGCCGTTCGGCATCTACGTCGTCATTGGTTCCCTCTGGCTCTTGGAGCACGGCTGGCTCTGGGTGACGGCGGTGGCGCTGAGTTGGATTGGTTCGTACGCGCTGTTCGCCTATCTGGCGGATCGCTGGACGAGGTCGTCGAACCCGCTTTTGCCCCCGCTCGACTGGGATGCTCCCCAGACGTTCAGCCCTCGAGATCGGGAAGCCTGGCAGATCGTGCAAGGAATGTGCAAGCGGGCCGACGAGGCGGCGATCGAGGCGTTGACGGTGGGTGACATTTATATCAACACCGGACGAGAGCTGGCCGTCGCCCTGGCCCGGCACTACCACCCGGGCGCTCGCGACCCGATGGATAACGTCTCGGTGGTCGAACTCCTGACGGCCCTGGAGCTGGCCGCCGAGGACCTGAACCGGCTCTGTCGGCAAATTCCCGGCGGTGACATCGTCACCCCTGGGCACTGGAAGCAAGCGATCGACGCGGCCAATCTTGTCAACCGGGCCAATGAGATTTACACGTATCTGCTTCCGCTGTTCGCTCCCGTGGCGGGAGTCGCCCGGCTCGGAACGCAAAAACTGATCGCTCAGCCCGCCTGGCGAAACATGCAGCGGTCGTTGATGCGGTGGTTCTTTCGGGCGTATGTCAACCGGCTTGGCTTGCATCTGGTCGAACTCTACAGCGGTCGCCTGGCGATTGGATCGGAACATTACCGACGCCTGACCCGCCGGGTGCATGCCAAGGCCGACGCGACGCACGACGAGGGGCCGACCCCGGTCATCGCGGTTGCCGGCGGTCGGGGCGCGGGCAAGTCGCTTCTGATCGCCGCCCTGGAGAAGTCGATTGGGGATGATGACCTCTCGGGAGTCAAGGCGAAGCTGATCCAGGCCGGCCGAGAGCCAGGCCTGGCCGATCGGCTCGAATCGGTGACGTTCCTGGAAATCCCTGGGTATCGGGCCATGCCGGGGCCGGATACGGCTCGGGAGCGCAGTAGCCGCAAGGATGCCGTGGCCGCGGCCGAGGGGGGAGATTTCCTCATTCTGGTCGCCGATGCTTCACGGGGCGACCTGAGCGATGACCTGAATTTCTGCCGAGAGTGGATCGAAGCGTACCGAGAACAGCCACACCTCGATCGCCCGCCCGCGTTGGTCGTCGTGACCGGGTTCAATCGCTTCCGCGATGTGTCCGACTTCCGGGGGTCGGGTGCTGCCGAAGGGGCAAGCGTGGGGACCACCCTCAAGCCCATCGCCAGGGACGAGGCCATTGCCGCGTTGAAAGCCGAACTGCCGGAGGGGATCAACCGCGTGATCGCCGTCGAGCTGGGGGATCAGTCCCCCGGCGCGGTGGCCGAGACGGTCTTGCCGGCGATCGCCCGACGGCTTCCCGATGCCGAGCGAATCGCCTTGCTTCGTCACCTGCATCGGCAGTCGAGCCGATCGAAGGCCCGTCGGCTTTTCTCGTCCATCGGCACGCAGGGGAAGCACCTCTGGCGGTCGATGCGGCACCGCTCCGCGAGTCGACCCGAGAACGACGACGAGGAGTAA
- a CDS encoding oxidoreductase, translating into MSRYFKYKAADALLSDAKAMGLDIRLSEELTPLAQPLTIGGRTIGNRLAIHPMEGCDGDLDGNPGELTLRRYRRFGDGGAKLIWGEAAAVVPEGRANTRQLVCDEARADGLARLLDQCRQSHREAWGDDSDLLVGLQLTHSGRYSVPRPFLAQHDPWLDPRTIIDRSTKRLADADTPLLSDDDLDRLQDRYVEAAEVAARVGFDFIDLKQCHRYLLCELLSSHTRPGKYGGSFENRTRFIREVVARIRDRLPALMVATRMNVYDGIPWRTGADQAGEPEQVSYPLRSSWGTDPQDHTRPDLDEPIRLIGMLRDLGVAMVNVTMGNPYGSPHIIRPFEYPPPDGYETPEHPLIGVDRHFRVTEQIQRAFPDLPILGSGYSWLQAFIFQAGAANVRDGRVSIVGVGRASLSHPDFARYVLEGRPLDRKRICRTFSYCTALMRSKHNDLGQFATGCPPFDKEVYDPIWKEAQQTAPST; encoded by the coding sequence GTGTCCCGATATTTCAAGTACAAAGCCGCCGATGCCCTGCTCTCCGATGCCAAGGCAATGGGGCTCGACATCCGACTCAGTGAGGAACTCACTCCCCTGGCCCAACCCCTGACCATCGGCGGCCGGACGATCGGCAATCGCCTGGCCATTCATCCCATGGAAGGCTGTGACGGGGATCTCGACGGCAACCCCGGGGAACTGACCCTCCGGCGCTACCGACGGTTCGGCGACGGCGGGGCAAAGCTGATCTGGGGAGAGGCCGCCGCCGTCGTCCCTGAAGGCCGGGCCAACACCCGGCAACTCGTCTGCGATGAAGCCCGAGCCGACGGCCTCGCCCGCCTGCTCGATCAATGCCGCCAGTCGCACCGCGAGGCCTGGGGAGACGATTCCGACCTGCTCGTCGGACTGCAACTGACCCACTCGGGCCGTTACAGCGTCCCTCGGCCGTTCCTCGCCCAGCATGATCCCTGGCTCGACCCGCGCACCATCATCGACCGCTCGACGAAACGCTTGGCCGACGCCGACACCCCGCTCCTCTCCGACGACGACCTCGACCGCCTTCAAGATCGTTACGTCGAGGCCGCCGAGGTCGCCGCGCGGGTCGGCTTCGACTTCATCGACCTGAAGCAGTGCCACCGCTACCTGCTCTGCGAACTCCTCTCAAGCCACACGCGCCCCGGCAAGTATGGCGGATCGTTCGAGAACCGAACCCGCTTCATCCGGGAGGTCGTGGCTCGCATTCGCGATCGCCTGCCGGCCTTGATGGTCGCCACCCGGATGAACGTCTACGACGGCATCCCCTGGCGCACCGGGGCCGATCAGGCCGGAGAGCCGGAGCAGGTTTCCTACCCGCTCCGGTCTTCCTGGGGAACCGATCCGCAAGACCACACGCGCCCTGATCTCGACGAGCCGATCCGCCTGATCGGCATGCTCCGAGACCTCGGCGTGGCGATGGTCAACGTCACGATGGGCAACCCGTACGGCAGCCCCCACATCATCCGGCCCTTCGAGTACCCGCCGCCGGATGGCTACGAGACGCCCGAACACCCCTTGATCGGTGTCGATCGGCACTTCCGCGTGACGGAGCAAATCCAGCGGGCCTTCCCCGACCTGCCGATCCTCGGGTCGGGCTATTCCTGGCTCCAGGCGTTCATCTTCCAGGCCGGGGCCGCCAACGTCCGGGACGGTCGCGTGTCGATCGTCGGCGTAGGCCGGGCGTCGCTCTCGCATCCCGACTTCGCCCGCTACGTCCTCGAAGGCCGCCCGCTCGATCGCAAACGCATTTGCCGGACGTTCAGCTATTGCACCGCCCTGATGCGATCGAAGCACAACGACCTGGGCCAGTTCGCCACCGGCTGCCCTCCCTTCGACAAGGAGGTCTACGACCCCATCTGGAAAGAGGCGCAGCAGACAGCCCCGTCGACTTGA
- a CDS encoding aminotransferase class V-fold PLP-dependent enzyme — translation MATVDSPLPRHDDLKADFPGLHQEIRPGVRLTYLDNAATTLKPWSVIRAVQAYDSEYPANVHRGIHALSERATEAYEAARETVARFVGAAEVEEIIWTRGTTDAINLVAQSWGRTFLREGDEIVLTDLEHHSNLIPWQMLAKEKGLILRFAEITDDGRLEDEAVERQLSDRTRIVAITAMSNVLGTVTPLDEVIAMAHDRGAIVVVDGAQGVAHHAIDVGKLGIDFLAFSGHKMCGPTGVGVLYGRRELLEAMPPAWGGGSMVTRVTREGAEWNDLPYKFEPGTPPIAQAIGMGAAVEYLSQFDAKALIAHERQLMDHAHRLMEDIPGVRILGPSPDHKGGILSMDIESVHPHDLAQLLDREGVAIRAGQHCAMPLHQRYGLMASARASAYFYNTTEDFDRLAEAIRHAIELFRDRRSRRSG, via the coding sequence ATGGCGACCGTTGATTCTCCTTTGCCTCGGCACGATGACCTGAAGGCCGATTTCCCGGGACTGCACCAGGAAATCCGTCCGGGTGTTCGTTTGACCTACCTGGATAACGCGGCGACGACCCTGAAACCCTGGAGCGTCATCCGAGCGGTGCAAGCCTACGACTCGGAGTATCCGGCGAATGTCCATCGCGGCATCCACGCCCTGAGCGAACGGGCGACCGAGGCGTATGAAGCGGCTCGGGAGACGGTGGCCCGATTCGTTGGTGCGGCCGAGGTTGAGGAGATCATCTGGACCCGAGGCACCACCGACGCCATCAACCTCGTCGCGCAATCGTGGGGCCGGACCTTCCTCCGGGAAGGGGATGAGATCGTTCTGACCGATCTGGAGCATCATTCGAACCTGATTCCCTGGCAAATGCTGGCGAAGGAAAAGGGCCTGATCCTTCGCTTCGCCGAGATTACCGACGACGGGCGTCTGGAAGACGAAGCCGTGGAGCGGCAACTGTCGGATCGGACGCGGATCGTGGCGATCACGGCCATGTCGAACGTGCTGGGGACGGTCACGCCTCTGGACGAGGTCATCGCCATGGCGCACGATCGGGGGGCGATCGTGGTCGTCGATGGTGCGCAGGGGGTCGCGCATCATGCGATCGACGTGGGCAAGCTCGGAATCGATTTTCTCGCCTTCTCCGGCCACAAGATGTGCGGGCCGACCGGTGTGGGGGTCCTGTACGGGCGTCGCGAACTTCTCGAAGCGATGCCCCCGGCCTGGGGAGGCGGCAGCATGGTCACCCGAGTGACCCGGGAAGGAGCCGAGTGGAACGACCTGCCCTACAAGTTCGAGCCGGGGACTCCACCGATCGCGCAGGCGATCGGCATGGGCGCGGCGGTTGAGTACCTTTCACAGTTTGATGCAAAGGCCCTGATTGCTCATGAACGTCAGTTGATGGACCACGCCCACCGATTGATGGAAGACATCCCCGGGGTTCGGATTCTCGGCCCGAGTCCGGACCACAAGGGGGGGATTCTGAGCATGGACATCGAATCGGTTCACCCGCACGACCTGGCCCAGTTGCTCGACCGCGAAGGAGTGGCCATTCGAGCCGGCCAGCACTGCGCGATGCCGCTTCACCAGCGATACGGGTTGATGGCCAGCGCCCGAGCCAGTGCCTATTTCTACAACACTACCGAAGACTTTGATCGATTGGCCGAGGCGATCCGCCACGCGATCGAACTGTTCCGCGATCGACGGTCCCGCCGGAGCGGTTGA
- a CDS encoding iron-sulfur cluster assembly scaffold protein has protein sequence MEDSFYREELLDHYDSSPYRGRLDVVDLDADLDNPLCGDQIHFEVALDTEDPERIALARFQGRGCVISQAAASILAEQIEGQRLEDARALGADRMIEWIGIPLTPARRKCGLLALRALHRAIDARANVSKTGPAG, from the coding sequence ATGGAAGACTCGTTTTACCGCGAAGAACTGCTCGACCATTACGACAGCTCGCCGTACCGAGGACGCCTCGACGTGGTGGACCTCGACGCCGATCTGGATAACCCGCTCTGCGGGGATCAGATCCACTTCGAGGTCGCGCTCGATACCGAGGACCCGGAGCGGATTGCCCTTGCCCGGTTCCAGGGGCGCGGCTGCGTGATTAGTCAGGCTGCGGCCTCGATCCTCGCCGAGCAGATTGAAGGCCAGCGTCTCGAAGATGCCCGGGCGCTGGGTGCAGACCGGATGATCGAATGGATCGGCATTCCGTTGACCCCAGCCCGGCGGAAGTGCGGCCTGCTCGCGCTTCGGGCCTTGCACCGGGCGATTGATGCCCGAGCGAACGTCTCGAAGACTGGTCCGGCGGGTTGA